The genome window TTGCTCGGTGGGCCATGCCCTGCCCGGCGTCGAGGTGCGCATCGTCGGCGAAGGCGGCAAGGATGTGCCCAAAGGCGAAGTGGGCGAATTGTGGAGCCGCGGCCCTGGCACCATGAAAGGCTATTACCGCGCCCCCGCCATGACCGCAGAGGTGATAAACTCCGACGGCTGGCTCAATACCGGCGATTTCGCCCGCCAAGACGCCGACGGAGCCCTGTTCATCGTGGGACGCGCCAAGGAACTGATCATCCGCTCGGGCTTCAATGTCTACCCCGCCGAGGTGGAAGCGGTGTTCAACGCCCATCCCCTGGTCACCCATTCCGCCGTGGTCGGCCGCCCCGCCGCCGACGGCAACGAGGAGGTGGTGGCCTTCGTCCAGGTGGCGCCGGGCACCGATCTTGCGGCCCAAACCCTTCTGGACTGGGCGGCGCAACGCCTTGCGCCCTACAAGCGCCCCGGCGAAGTGGTGGTGGTCGATCATCTGCCCGCAGGCGCCACCGGGAAGATCCTGAAAAACCGCCTTGCCGAGGCGGCAAGAAACCACAGCTACGACACATTATAAAAGTTGGGAGGACTTAAAGATCATGTCCAAAAGCAAGCTTTGTGTTTCAGCCCTGGCCCTGTCCCTGATGCTGGGCTTCGCCCCGGCCCATGCCGCCGAATTCAAGATCGGCGCCGAGATTCCGCTGTCGGGCAATCTGGCCCGCGTCGGCACCGCCATGAACGAGGGCATCCAGGTGGCCGCCGAGATGTTCAACAAGAAGAGCGGCAAGCACAGTGTGAAAATCATCACCATGGATGACGAATCCTCGCCCGCCAAGGCGGTGGGGGCCGTGGAGAAGCTGGCCGCCGACGGCGTGGTGGCCTATACCGGCGGCTACGGCTCCAACATTATCGGCCCGGCCTCCGAAGCCGCCGAGAAGCTGGGCAAGGTCTATGTGACCTCGGGCGGTGTCGCCTCGGAACTGACCAAGCGCAACTTGAAGACCTTCTTTCGCATCAACAGTTCGGAAGGCTATGCCCGCGCCTTGATGGGCATGTTCAACAAGCAAGGCGTCAAGTCGGTGGCGGTGGTCTATTCCACCAAGGAAGCCACCGAGGAAGTGGCCAAGATGCTGCAATCGGGCCTCGGACCCCAGGGCGTCAAGGTCACAATGCATGCGTTTGATCCGGCCACCAACGATTTCAAGCCCATCATCCACAAGATCAAGCTGCAGGACCGTCCCGACGCCATCGCCATGATCGGCTACGAGAACGACTATGTGGGCATCTTGCGCGCCGCCAAGGTGTTGAAGCCCGACATCAAGACCATCGCGGGCGTGTGGTCCCTGGCCACCGCCAAAATGGCCGCCGAATTTCCTGATCTGATGGAGAACGTCTCGGGCACCTCGACGCTCTCCTATCCGGCCGAGTTCACCACGCCCGAAGCCAAGGAATTCGCCGAGACCTATCAGAAGATGTTCAACAAGGCCCCCGATTACCTGGGAATCTTCGGCTATGTGCAGTCCAAGCTGCTGTTCGAGGCGGTGGCGCGCGCCGCCGATACCGGAACCGTGGACAAGGGCGGCATCGCCACCGAGATGCGCAAGACCCTTTCCGACACGGTGATCGGCAAGGTGCGCTTCGACGAATCCGGCGACAATCCCGAATTCACCCACCGCATGGGCCAGCATCAGGCGGGCAAGGTGGTGCTGGTCTGGCCCAGTGATGCCGCCACCGGCACCATGAAGTACCCGGCCGTGCCGTGGTGAGGTCAGCCTCAAGCGTCACCCCGGACGAGCAACGCGAGATCCGGGGCCCAGGGGGGACGACTCCTGGGCCCCGGATAGCGCTCCGCGCTTCCGGTGTGACGAAAATCAGAGTCTTTCTCCTCTGCCCCAGGGTCCAAGTCCATGCTTGAACTAACCCTTCAATCCCTGTTTTCCGGCGTGCTGTCGGGAGCCTATTACGCTCTGATCGCCCTGGGTCTTGCCCTGGTGTTCGGCACCATGCGGGTCATCAACCTCGCCCATGGCGAACTGGTCTTGCTGGGCGCCTATATCAGCTATACCGCCGAGGAAAAACTGGGCCTCGATCCCCTGGCCTCCCTGCCCCTGGCCCTGGCCGTGGTGGTGGGAACCGCCATCCTGGTCTATTATCTGGTCAGCCTGATCAAGACGGATCGCGAGCTCAATTCGCTGATCCTGACCTTCGGCATCGGGGTGATCCTCACCAATGGGGTGCTGATGATCTGGTCGGCGGATATCCATTCCGCCACCACGCCCTGGTATCACGACGCCACTATTTTGTTCGAGACCCTGTTCGCCATGCAGGCCGAGCTGGTCTTTGCCGGGATCGGCATCCTTCTGGTGGGCGCGGTGTGGTGGTGGCTGGAAAAAAGCTGGTATGGCAGGGCGTTACGCGCCGTAGCGTCGAACCGCGACGCCGCCAAGCTGATGGGTGTCAACCCGCAATTGACGGAGATTCTGTCCTTCGCCGTGTCGGGCCTGCTGGCCACGGTGGCGGGGGTGGCCATCTACACCGCCAAGGTGATTCAGCCCGCCATGGGCCATCACCTGACGGTCAAGGCCTTCATCATCACCGTGCTGGCAGGCATGGGTTCGGTGCCCGGCGTGCTGCTGGGCGCGGTATTGCTGGGCGTGGTGGAAAGCCTCACCGTCACCCTGGCGTCCTCGGCGCTGCAGGAACTGGCGGGCATGGTGCTGTTCCTGGTGGTGCTGCTGTTGATGCCGTCCGGCCTGTTTGGCCGTGCCAAGCGGCGGGGGTAGGCATGAACGACAAGATCAAGATCGCCCTCTTCCTGGTACTCGCCTATATCGCCGTTCCCCTGGCCCTGGGCTCCAACGCCTATGTCATCGGATTGATCGTCGCGGCGCTGACCATCGGCGGCATCGCGGTGGCCTGGGCTCTGCTGGGCAATCTGGGCGGCATGGTGAGCTTTGGCCACGCCGCCTTTTTCGGCGTGGGCGCCTATGTCTCTGCCCTGCTGACGCTGAAAGGAGGCTGGCCGGTCTTTCCGTCCATGCTGATGGCGGGAATCGGCGCGGCCATCGCCTCGGTGGCGACCATGCCAGCGCT of Paramagnetospirillum magnetotacticum MS-1 contains these proteins:
- a CDS encoding ABC transporter substrate-binding protein, coding for MSKSKLCVSALALSLMLGFAPAHAAEFKIGAEIPLSGNLARVGTAMNEGIQVAAEMFNKKSGKHSVKIITMDDESSPAKAVGAVEKLAADGVVAYTGGYGSNIIGPASEAAEKLGKVYVTSGGVASELTKRNLKTFFRINSSEGYARALMGMFNKQGVKSVAVVYSTKEATEEVAKMLQSGLGPQGVKVTMHAFDPATNDFKPIIHKIKLQDRPDAIAMIGYENDYVGILRAAKVLKPDIKTIAGVWSLATAKMAAEFPDLMENVSGTSTLSYPAEFTTPEAKEFAETYQKMFNKAPDYLGIFGYVQSKLLFEAVARAADTGTVDKGGIATEMRKTLSDTVIGKVRFDESGDNPEFTHRMGQHQAGKVVLVWPSDAATGTMKYPAVPW
- a CDS encoding branched-chain amino acid ABC transporter permease; translation: MLELTLQSLFSGVLSGAYYALIALGLALVFGTMRVINLAHGELVLLGAYISYTAEEKLGLDPLASLPLALAVVVGTAILVYYLVSLIKTDRELNSLILTFGIGVILTNGVLMIWSADIHSATTPWYHDATILFETLFAMQAELVFAGIGILLVGAVWWWLEKSWYGRALRAVASNRDAAKLMGVNPQLTEILSFAVSGLLATVAGVAIYTAKVIQPAMGHHLTVKAFIITVLAGMGSVPGVLLGAVLLGVVESLTVTLASSALQELAGMVLFLVVLLLMPSGLFGRAKRRG